CAATCTCAAGGGTCAGTCTGATTTTAGAGGGTACTTTTCAGTTGGTTAGTCTGATCTGTTGGCTGTTTTTTTAGCCCTTTTCATGTTGGTTGCAGAGAGTTTGAAGCACTTTTCAACTGGTTTTAGAGTGTTGGTGCACTTTTCAGCTGGTCATGTTGGATTTATTAGGGGTTTTGGCCACTTCTCAGCTGGTTAGGCTGGTTTTAgagacaggtttttttttttttgtttgtttggttagCTCTGGAGCATTTGGAGGCCAGCTCAAATCAGCAAGCCATCTTAGGATGGTTTAAgcttcttcattttttttttgcaggacaCACACGAACCTCCCATGTCACTTGTGACTGAGGTCTGGATGAGTCACCCAACCTCCCTTGAATAGTTTTCTCTATTTTACACATTAAAAGTGAGTCAAAGCGCCCTACCTCTTAAACACAGAGGACAAGTCCATCCGCCCCCATTCAattcacagaagcgctgcagggCGAAATTACGCACAGGCGTCGCGCGCTGAGCACGCCATGCTCTCCATCGGGATCGGAGGAGAAAGACACGCCAAAACCACTGATCCCGATCCCGTCCTGTGATTATCTCCAGTCAGATGTACAGGCGGAAACATGCCTGCATTCCGCTGTCAGGGAAAGAGAAGAAAGTAAGGAGACGTACGgctgatttgtttttaatattccCATGTTCCACATGAGGGAGGTTAAGGTGAGTACACGCACTTTTGGGGACGCGCACGCACACCCAGCGCAACCAAATACTCAGCGGCTCAACTCACTTTCTATGATAAATTATGCAATCGTTGATTACTTTTCATAATTTATAGGGGTTGTCTGGTGGAATGATTAAGATGCATAATGTGATCATGTTCAGACTAGTTAGGCGTTTGGCATCTACTGGCTCTTAATACTTTAACTACATTCAGACTTTTTCGTTGTAGATCGGAGAAAGCATTTGTGTATTAGTGTTGCTTTTTTCTGGGCTTGTGACGTGCTCAGGTGTTTTTGGAAGCCCTTTAACTGATGATGTGGCCACGTTGGAAACACTGGTAAGATCTGCAACTAAGTTTTTATTCATTCTTTTCTTGCGTTTTGTGTTTGTGAAACCCTGCTAAAAAATGCTTAAACCAAGTTGGTTGGTTTATGGTCACTCAGATTGACCTGAAGGCTGTTTTTGAGCTGTTTTTCGTGTGGTTAGACCAGCTAAGATCAACAAACCATCTCAGGCtgatttttgccattttttccaGCAgggaaataaatgacatttcacTATTTTTCTACACTAGtcaggactttttttttttttgccaattgaccaatttgtacattttatacaACCAACCAATTCTTGTTTTCCCCAACTCATCAGAGTGAGAACATTCCCAGTGACTACAGAATTCCTATCGACTTCATCACCAAGGATGTGGTAAGTGTGATAAatgataatatttcaaaatacgGTTGACTAAGTTTGCTCTGTTATCAATATAGATGCATCAACAGTGGCCCAAAATCATATTTGGACAATTAAGCTGCACTTATTGCATGACATTAATTACATTATACAtgataaaatatcaaaccacATGGCAAACAAATGATGCAAAGCTTTTCTCTCAATGACCTTATGCCATTTTTGCAtagatatttcataatattttaattatttcaaacaATTTATCTCTTGCTTCATCATTTAAACCtaacaaacttttttatctgGAAATGTCTTGCATGAAAATGCATTCATGTTTCTTTTAAAGTCCccttgtggtgaaaatcaaattttttaatgttgtttatatgtctatgtagtgtttttaatatgctttaagacaaaccatgtgcaagagtattttgtaaaaatgcaaaaataactaatttcaaattataaataaaattaatgagtacctttagtgttttcaatgatgtgccgCTTATACATATTTGTTCACAGctcaaaaatgtgttctggggtttcatgaccctttaaaactgcagtgagctaaagacagtttcaaaaacGTGGTTTGAAATCGCCGGTGTTTAACCAATAACACGTCAATGTGCCggtgggctttagcatatcattaaccatATCATTAACACTCTGAAGCAAGGTTGTGTAACAtaagcaacacattattagctgtttgataacttagtcaagcaaaaggctaatcatattaattactgttatgtaTCTGACGTTGTAAAAAgagataccattgtgcagcgtttacctcagtaagttgaccgagtggatctctgagcttgtgcgagtgagtggaggcggggctaattagcatattcatagatctgcGTAttctaaatgaagcaagggtgtagagttacattcaagctattttaaggcatgaagattttttttttttttcacagtaaaaaaaacttaaatatgtcattttggtgataaaagatgagttttaagggataagaTTATCTCATGCAATGACATTTAAGTGTGGCTTAAGTGTCCAAATTCATTTTGGGGCCATCAGCATTATGTATCATATGAGTTATTGTGGTTTGCGATACACCTAAGCATTTTTCTTTTCTGATATTTAAGGGCGGCGCTTGCTGGCTATATGTGAACCTGTATAAAGTTGAAAGCAGTTTAAAAACATTGTCACTCAAGTTTGGCAACCTGTCCACCAATAAAGCGAACAtcacaatatttataataatgctGGAGAATTTTCGTTTCAATCTGGATGGAGAGGAGCTGGTAATTTCCTCTTAATTTACATTTCctttatttgaaatgttgtcGTGGCTGTCGGCTCACCCTGGTTTGTTTGTCTTTACTAGGAGGTGACAATGCAAACATTCGAATGCCACTACAGGAGGGGAAAGTGGCCAACTAGACGTTACTTTAACCACGTTAAAGAGGTTCTTGCAGCGGCTGGGTCCACGGGCGGCGAGTTTCGTCACTGCACACCTCCCCCTTGCCAGACTCCTGCAGCCCCTCCTTTCACACCAGGTGAATGCACTAAATATTGCGTGTTATGTATATGATGCGTGAGGAGGCCTAGATGCAATCTGCAGACTGTTTTTGGAGGTAAATGGTGGTAATTCAGTGGAATGGATGTAATTCTGCGGAATGGATGCAAAGATAATAAAGTGAGgagcagcatatatgtacagtTTCCAATTCTGCTGAAAACTGCTGATGATTTCATAGCAGATTCCATCATGTGTTTGTTAAAACTTGAGCATGTGCATGCAAAATTTGAGCATATTTGTGAAAAACGCACATTATAGCAGGTAAATCAGCAGTCTTGGTGTTTGTAAAGCAGGAGTGTGGCGCTAACCAAGCATGCAATGACATTCTTGAGAATTGTGTGAAAGCATTGCGGAGGGTCCAGCATGTCCATAGAGATATGATTTACTGAGTCTTGACAGGCCTCTACAAAGCcacaacatgtttagtcttgtgttctttaaatatataaatgtgaaaattatattctttaaatattCTCAATATTATGTTGAGTTTTAGTTGACAAAGTGCTAAACTATGAATTCTGTCCTTGTTGTGAGAAGATGAGCCTCTGAAATAACATTACAgtattatgaattatttatgcattatttattcatagtctgtgtttttttttgtgcattgttATGAAAAGACTGTATTCACAACATGAATTCTGATTAGCACGTAACATTTGTTATGTATGGTTAATCTCATATACACTGCCCGGGCACAAAAAAAAGTCGCTTAAAATAGGCGaatacttaagagtctatggctggatcattattgcagtgattattatgtttccagtatgttatatgtttggcaacggttcttttaaccctaagcttttcatttcttaaaggggacctattatgccccttttcacaagatgtaatataagtctctggtgtcctcagagtgtgtctgtgaaatttcagctcaaaataccccacagatcatttattatagcttgttaaatttgctcctatttgggtgcgagcaaaaacacaaagttttgcagatgttgtttatgctcaaacagcaacattacacactaactaaagttaaaaaagtgaaatcataatcaatcaCCCCTTTAATAGTAAAGGTTTACtctttttaccttttttttttttttttcatagtgtgATTCTTCATGAATTGTGTTGAATCCAATTAGGATGACCCGAAACATAAAAATCGTACACAAAATTCGAACATAATACAAGTTTAACCACCATTTTTCATCAGTATTTTCATTGATTTTAGCACTGACTCACTGGTGCTCTTGTGTTTGAATGGACGCAAATGTCCCAACATATAGTAGAAAGCTTTCTCAGAAGAATGGGAGCCGTTAGGAAGGATAAACTCCTTAATGCCTTAATGCCAATGCTTTTGAAATGAAATGCTCGACAAACACAAATGGGTGTGGTGTTCAGATGTCCACATACTTCATGCTATATAGTGTAGTGTATACGCAAGAACTAAAAAGGGAATGTGCTTTTATGTTCTGGCAGGCCAAAGCAGACAGCCGCATGGCATGAACGGAGCGATTCATTTGCTCCTGGCGGTGCTCATCATCCCCTGCATGGCGCTTCTGGTTCTCACTGTAACAATGGTAAGTTAGTAcccttttattgtttttccttttgtcACCACAGTGAGGAAGCCCTGAAGGCGTTCAATgaaatttttgtaatttttgcaCTGACATGCTTCAAGAACACCTGTGTCTTTCACATCTCACTGAGGTCATCCATCAAAGTTTATATGCAAATCTCAATATCCAGGTATTCAGAAGAGGAGGCTATTGTGCACAAAGAAGGCATGAAGTTGCTCTCAGTTTGCCTGAGCCTCACGACAGAGCTGAAGAAAGCAGCACCGAGCCCCACGACAGAGCTGAAGAAAGCAGCACCGAGCCCCACGGCGGAGCTGCGCGAGGGGATTCTGGTTCCAGCAGTCAACAGGACAGGTAGCCGTCTGTTAGTTGCATCAAGTCTTTGTCTGTTTACCAGTTAGTAAACAAGACCTAACAAAGCCcatttttccatcaccatgtggCATCCTCACAGGGCGTGGCTGGATTCTTTAGGGTGTGCAGACACAGAGGTTTAATCAAAAATGCATGAGGGAAACCAGCGGAAATGACAGTATTTTGCGGTCGAAATCTCCGGATTTATGAAGCGGACAATGAAGGGAATATTTTGGCGGTGACAGGAGGGATGCATCAGATGTATCGATGCTCACCACAAAAAACATTATGCTGATGCAAATCGCAACTTGTGTCTGGCTTAACCAATCGACGAGTGTCCGGGATGCCATCCTAAAAGCGGCCATGGGAAAACCTTTATGATTTCATCCGGCAGGAAGTGTGGTTCTTTGAAGAGCACTTTGGCTGGTCGGCCGCAATGCCCGCGGCAGCTCGTTGGCTTTGAGGAACGCCACTGGTCCTGCAGGCTTCTGCACGGAGGATAAATGGCTTTTTTGTGCCAGCGCCCCATTGCATGAGGATGGCGGTTTATGTTGCACCAGAAAACATCTCTGGAACAGAGCACGGGCTTGTCTAGAAACACTTTTGATTTAAAGCGTGGACAACAATGCTAAGAATTTTACTACTCATTTATTGGCTGATACTGATGGAGGGGATCTTGAAGCCCTCGATGCGTGTCTGTGAACACTGGATCCTCACAACATCCGGTTCTTCTGTAGAGGGAGGTATCAGACATCAGACTCTCGTTTCATCCACTTTGGCTTTAACTCTGTttctctcacacaaacacactccagCTCGAAGAATCACACGTCTCTGTCGCTCTTGAGAGGGTCTGTAAGCCAGGTCATCGGTCCGTTTGCGTTGTATTAACTAGCTTGGCCGTGTACACACGCTCACACACTCCGGCACCGCAACAAGAGCTGattgttttcatgacaatatGGGGAAACCCAGAGAGCATGAGAAAAGAGCTCACATGATAAAGATGTAATATCAACATGACTCATGTCCCATAATTCAATCTCACTTGCTATAGGATCTCTCGCTCATTCTCTTCCGGTGTCTGTTTTTCTGCTCACTTGTAGCTAAATAAGATTTACGTCGTGAGATTAAGGCCAACTGAGTAGATtagaatagatttttttttgttttagaatacaattatgttttgtttttaaagggatagtttacctaAAATTGAAAATCATTTACTGATAATGTATGACGacagaacacaaaaggagattttTTTGACGAATGTTCATGCTGCTTCTTTCCATACAAGAAAAGCCCGAAAAGTGTTTGAACACTTAAGATGCACCTAAAGTATGAATTTCTGTAcattatataacaatatatcaAACCAAGttagatttattttaaagaaataaagcaCAAACATACTAAGTTTCTGTCTGATGGACATTCATTGTTACTGTTATGGTGCTAAGACACTTTTGTGAACTGACTTCAAACAACACTAGttagttaaaggtcccgttcttcgtgatcccatgtttcaaactttagttagtgtgtaatgttgttgttagagtataaataaaatctgtaaaattttaaagctcaaagttcaatgccaagcgagatattttatttaacagaagtcaccTACATCGAGCGgtcagtttggactacatccctctacttccttctttaatgacgtcactaaaacagttttttgactaacctccgcccacaggaatacacaagagttgcgtttgtagagtgtgtttgtcgccatgtcgtcgaaacgctgttattttcatcccgcagtccaatcaccgggtctgattccggctcaaattgatagggtaaaattaaagacatgtttacaataacactgagcgcgtgcatctccacgttatggtaagaggcgtgacctttccgggcaagatgcgctaagctgctgtccaacacaggaaccgctggcacaatcagaactcgttacgtatttctgaaggagggacttcatagaacaaggaagtcatcagcccgtttttatgacagtggaaacagcggtatacagataagtaaattatgtgaaaaatactgtgtttttttacacgcgaaacatgaacacatgttatattgcacactataaacacaatcaaagcttcaaaaaaccacgaaaaacgggacctttaaaagacATTAGTGCAAAAAATAGGATTGCTTTTTTgcacttggtttgatattttatatCTAACACAATTAAATTCATACATAATATACGACTTAATACTTTTTCTAAAGGGATTTTAAAGTGCAAATGTgcgccttaaagggttagttcacccaaaaaaaaattcctcatgtcattccaaaccttcagaacacaaattaagatatttttgatgaaatccgtgagcTTTCTGGCCTCCGATAGACTGCAACGTTATTACCAATtacaaggcccagaaaggtagtaaagacatctttaaaatagtccatgtgactacattgattcaaccttaatgttgtgaagtgacaagaatacgttttgttgccaaaaaaataaaaataacgactttaatcAATGCGTAATACTGAGCCggtgttctgatgtagaacccggaagctctgcactgtgtttactacatcaacagcataggagactgacataaaagagaagaaattgt
Above is a genomic segment from Megalobrama amblycephala isolate DHTTF-2021 linkage group LG14, ASM1881202v1, whole genome shotgun sequence containing:
- the kitlgb gene encoding kit ligand b, encoding MFHMREVKIGESICVLVLLFSGLVTCSGVFGSPLTDDVATLETLSENIPSDYRIPIDFITKDVGGACWLYVNLYKVESSLKTLSLKFGNLSTNKANITIFIIMLENFRFNLDGEELEVTMQTFECHYRRGKWPTRRYFNHVKEVLAAAGSTGGEFRHCTPPPCQTPAAPPFTPGQSRQPHGMNGAIHLLLAVLIIPCMALLVLTVTMVFRRGGYCAQRRHEVALSLPEPHDRAEESSTEPHDRAEESSTEPHGGAARGDSGSSSQQDRAWLDSLGCADTEV